A genomic window from Sulfurimonas paralvinellae includes:
- a CDS encoding Bax inhibitor-1/YccA family protein, with product MGLYDRDYARGNSYMYETAHRSEAQIVSFVKETYKLFAASMMAGAVGAYVGVPLAASISGMIWPLFFLEIGLLIGLQFAKNKPGINLLVMFAFVFVTGITTAPLLAYTLGMAGGGIIIGNAFAMTAVVFGAMSFFAIKSTKDFSGYGKPLMIALFVIIGFSILNMFLGNPMLQIIIAGAVVILFSILVIYDTQNIMNGAYETPIDGAIALYLDFLNIFIALLQLFGIFGNEE from the coding sequence ATGGGACTTTATGATCGTGATTATGCAAGAGGAAACTCTTACATGTATGAAACTGCACATCGCTCTGAAGCACAGATTGTCTCTTTTGTAAAAGAGACATATAAGCTTTTTGCCGCATCTATGATGGCAGGAGCTGTTGGTGCTTATGTTGGTGTGCCTTTGGCAGCCAGTATATCTGGTATGATATGGCCGCTCTTCTTTTTGGAGATCGGCCTTTTAATAGGACTACAGTTTGCAAAGAACAAGCCGGGAATTAACCTGCTTGTTATGTTTGCTTTCGTTTTTGTTACAGGCATCACTACCGCACCGTTATTGGCATATACACTCGGGATGGCCGGTGGAGGTATTATCATCGGTAATGCCTTTGCTATGACAGCTGTTGTTTTTGGTGCAATGAGTTTCTTTGCTATCAAAAGTACAAAAGATTTCAGTGGATATGGAAAACCTTTAATGATCGCTCTTTTTGTGATCATCGGTTTTTCAATACTAAACATGTTTCTTGGTAACCCAATGCTGCAAATCATCATTGCCGGTGCAGTGGTCATTCTCTTTAGCATCTTGGTTATCTACGATACACAAAATATTATGAATGGAGCGTATGAGACTCCAATTGACGGTGCAATCGCTCTTTATTTAGACTTTCTAAATATCTTCATTGCACTTTTACAACTCTTCGGCATCTTTGGAAATGAAGAGTAA
- a CDS encoding thiamine-phosphate pyrophosphorylase produces MKSNLLSPEIYRVIDANLNRLKEGIRVVEDIMRYRDNNKELSKKLKSLRHQARITETKELLKNRDSINDVLRSSTKSEQTRSDIQSILSANFKRAEESARVLEEIFKLEDIERSENFKTIRYELYNLEKEIILSEQ; encoded by the coding sequence ATGAAGAGTAACCTTCTTTCACCTGAGATCTATCGGGTGATCGATGCCAACCTCAACCGTCTCAAAGAGGGCATACGTGTCGTTGAAGACATCATGCGATACAGAGACAACAACAAAGAACTTTCAAAAAAACTCAAATCACTTCGCCATCAAGCAAGAATTACAGAAACAAAAGAACTCTTAAAAAATCGTGACAGTATAAATGACGTACTGCGCTCTTCAACAAAAAGTGAGCAGACACGTTCTGATATCCAAAGTATTTTAAGCGCAAACTTTAAAAGAGCAGAAGAATCGGCACGGGTTTTAGAAGAGATATTTAAACTCGAAGATATAGAGCGTAGCGAAAACTTCAAAACAATCCGCTATGAGCTCTATAATTTAGAAAAAGAGATAATCCTCAGTGAGCAATAA
- a CDS encoding methyltransferase domain-containing protein — protein MKISTEFSKYAAHYGKYNVIQEQVADKLLEFVKQKPKKILDLGCGSGALFKKIEWKVKHFVGVDFAPGMLELHPKAEHVECIYGNFNDAMLFEHLRTYVFDYVLSASALQWADDLDNVFRNISTLHTPVALAIFTAGTFQTLNDTAGLEPLLRSRKEIKQLQKKYFPDAAFEVVQYRLAFESVREMFRYIKKSGVSGSRKLLSYKETKKLMAEYPLDYLEFEVAFIAH, from the coding sequence ATGAAAATATCAACAGAATTTTCAAAATATGCCGCCCATTATGGGAAGTATAATGTTATTCAGGAACAGGTAGCCGACAAACTGCTGGAGTTTGTAAAGCAAAAACCAAAGAAAATTCTTGATCTTGGCTGTGGTAGCGGTGCGCTTTTTAAAAAGATAGAGTGGAAAGTAAAACATTTTGTTGGAGTTGATTTTGCACCAGGTATGCTGGAGTTGCATCCAAAAGCAGAACATGTAGAGTGTATTTACGGTAATTTCAACGATGCAATGCTTTTTGAGCATCTGCGTACGTATGTTTTTGATTATGTCCTCTCCGCATCAGCGCTTCAGTGGGCGGATGATCTTGACAATGTATTTAGAAATATTAGCACTTTGCATACACCTGTTGCTTTGGCAATATTTACGGCAGGTACTTTTCAGACACTCAATGATACCGCAGGACTTGAACCACTGCTGCGCTCACGCAAAGAGATAAAACAATTGCAGAAAAAATATTTTCCTGATGCAGCGTTCGAAGTGGTGCAATACAGACTTGCGTTTGAAAGTGTACGTGAGATGTTTCGTTATATCAAAAAAAGCGGTGTCAGTGGCTCACGCAAACTTCTTAGCTATAAAGAAACTAAAAAACTGATGGCAGAGTATCCATTGGATTATTTAGAGTTTGAAGTGGCTTTTATTGCTCACTGA